The nucleotide sequence ACTGAATACAATATGACCACACAGAAAATAGGCAATGATTCATATAAAGTGATATTCATCAGTGACACACACTATGGAACCGTCCAAAATCCACAATTGCTTAAGGACTCGATTTCAAGAATCAATGATATAAAACCAGATATTGTTATTTTAGGCGGAGATATTGTTGATGAAAGAACAAGCAATGCTGAAATGAAAGAGGTTTTTGAAGAGTTAAGCAAGATCAACTCAACATACGGCATATATTACGTATTTGGAAACCACGACACACAACCTTCACAAACAGATTATGAAAATGGAAACAGAACATTTACCGACATTGAATTAAATCAAACAATAAAGAAAAATGGAATAAGGATACTGAATGATGAAAAAACAACAATCAATGGAGATATTGTTCTGGTTGGAAGAAGTGACGCTGAATGGGATGGAAATGCAAGAGCAAATGTTAGTGAAATACTGAATGAAGAGGATTTATCAAAATACGTAATAGTTGTGGACCACCAACCTTTAGAGGCAATAGAAAATTCAAAATTAGGCGTTGATTTACAAGTTTCAGGCCATACCCATGCAGGACAGGTATTCCCATATAAGGAACTGATAGAATTTGAAGGAATAAATTCATATGGCAAATACACTATCGGAGATATGGAACAGATAGTGTCCTCAGGCCTTACAGGATGGGGATGGGGAATCAGGAATGAAGGAAAATGTGAATACGTGTTAATTAACATTAATTAACACTATTTCATATAATATTTCCAGATAACTAAAACTCAAAATCGGTTGTAATTTCAAATATATTCTCACTTGGCATCAGAATTTTTAGAATGGATTTTGCCCGTATATTCACAGGGAATCCTTGATTTTGAAGGAATGCCAAACCTCATTATGACAAACATTGATGAAAATGATTATGAAATCGTCCCTGAAAAAATAATCAACTTTTTTATCCAAAATAAAGACCTATTCTCAAGGGTTCATGAAATACAAAAAATCAGAAACAAGGAAAGCGTTCTGGGAGAAATAATTCCAATAA is from uncultured Methanobrevibacter sp. and encodes:
- a CDS encoding metallophosphoesterase — encoded protein: MNPIHFFTLGYYPQYLLIGIIIGIVIGIYAFFRVKYALNDSKLSKNKVIIISALISIFALICCMNVWSNAAIYTLYIFLCSVLADIIRLIVKYPLKDKHLKFMPKLHKKGGLALVFFIIIIIVGAWGMNHIDQTEYNMTTQKIGNDSYKVIFISDTHYGTVQNPQLLKDSISRINDIKPDIVILGGDIVDERTSNAEMKEVFEELSKINSTYGIYYVFGNHDTQPSQTDYENGNRTFTDIELNQTIKKNGIRILNDEKTTINGDIVLVGRSDAEWDGNARANVSEILNEEDLSKYVIVVDHQPLEAIENSKLGVDLQVSGHTHAGQVFPYKELIEFEGINSYGKYTIGDMEQIVSSGLTGWGWGIRNEGKCEYVLININ